GCCACGCCCTGTACGAGCAGGGGGTGGGCGAGGACCTGCTCGGCACCCCCGCTGGCTTCGGGGCGAGCGCCGCCGTTCATGAAAGCCAGGCGCGGCTGTGGGAGAACCTCGTCGGCCGGTCGCTGCCGTTCTGGTCGGCGTACCTGCCCGACGTGCAGGCGGCCTTCGCCCCGCAGCTGGGCGGCGTCGACGCGGCCGACCTTCACCGCGCCGTGAACCGCGTCTCGCCCGGCCTGATCCGCGTTCAGGCGGACGAACTCACGTACAACCTCCACATCATCGTCCGGTACCAGCTGGAATGTGCCCTGCTGGACGGTGCCCTGGCCGTCCGCGACCTCCCGGACGCCTGGAACGCCGCGTACGAAACCAACCTGGGTCTCACGCCCCCCGACCACGCCCGGGGTGTCCTCCAGGACGTCCACTGGTACGCCGGTCAGCTGGGCGGCGCCTTCCACAGTTACGCCCTGGGCAACCTGATGGCCGCCCAGCTGTTCCGCGCCGCGCAGGCGGCCCTGCCTGACCTGCACGGAGACCTGGAACGGCGGTCGTTCACGGCCCTGCACGGCTGGCTTGCCCGGCACGTCTACCGGCACGGCGGCCTGTTCCGTCCGGCCGAGCTGATCGAGCAGGTCACCGGGTCTCCTCTGGGCAGCGCCGACTTCATCACTGCCCTGACCCGCAAGGTCAGCCCGCTCACGTCACCCCCCGCCCCCCACTTCCTTCAGGAGACCCCATGACCCACGCCGATCACGCCCGCAGCTTCCACGCCCTCCACCAGACCGGCTTCCTCCTGCCCAACGCCTGGGACGTCGCCAGCGCCCGATTGCTGGAAGCGGCGGGCTTCACCGCCATCGGCACGACCAGTGCAGGCATCGCGCATGCCCGCGGACGCACCGACGGCCAGACCCTGACCCGCGACGAGATGGGCCGTGAGGTCGAGGCAATCGTCCGGGCCGTGGCGATTCCCGTCAACGCCGACATCGAAGCCGGATACGGCCACGCGCCCGAGGACGTCCGCCGGACCGTGGAGCACTTCGCGGCGCTGGGCGTGGCCGGCGTCAACCTGGAAGACGCCACCGGGCTCACCCCGACCGAGCTGTACGACCTGGACAGTCAGCTGCGCCGGATCGAGGCGGCCCGCGCCGCCATCGACGCGTCCGGGGTGCCCGTGTTTCTCAATGCCCGCACCGACACCTTCCTGAAAGGCCACGGCGCCACGGACGAGGAGCGCCTCGCCGAAACAGTCCGCCGCGGGCAGGCGTACGCCGATGCCGGCGCGGACGGCATCTTCGTGCCGCTCGCCCTGCAGTCGCAGGACATCCGGGCGCTGGCGGACGCGCTGCGCGTGCCGCTGAACGTGATGGCCTTCCCCGGCAGCCCCGTCCCCCGGGCCCTGCTGGACGCCGGCGCGGCGCGGGTCAGTTTCGGCCAGAGCCTGATGCTCGCCACGCTGGGCCTCGTTCAGCGCATGGCGGCAGAACTGCACGCGGCCGAGCAGTCTCCGCTGATGGACTCGTACTTCCTGGGGTTCGGCGAGGGCCACGACCTCTTCCACCGCCCCACCGCGTAACCCGGAATCAGATGGCCCGTGACCAGGGTTGCGACTGGTCACGGGCCACGCCTTATCAGCTCAGCCCACAGGGAGGGGGGCCTCCCACACCCCGTGCGCGGCCGTCTCCGCCTGACCCGTGTCACCGAAGGTCAGGACGCCGCAGGTCGTATTGAAGGACTGTCCGGCCACCCGGTGCCGCCCCCGGCTGGCGAGCTGAAACGCGATGTCCAGCGCGCACCAGGTTTCCCAGTAGAACATCGCCTCTGGCCTCGGGGGCGGCACGGGCCAGCGGGACCGGTTCCCGAACGCCTGAATGGGCCGGGCAGGCGTGCTCAGGGCCAGCAGGGCCGGGCTGCCCGCGTCGTCCACGAGCAGCCAGCGCTCCTCCGGCGCGGCCGGGCGGGCGAGGGCCTCTCTCGCGAAGGCCTCACTGCCCAGCACCACCTGCAAGGTGCCGGGACCCCGGGGCGCGGGCGCCGCCTCCGGCGCAGCGTGCGAGGTCTCCACATGCCAGGCGAGCCGGCCGGCGTCGCGCCAGGGCGCCGTCAAGTCACCCAGGGCCGAGTGCAGGTCGGCGTCGCTGGCGCACAGCCGACCCACGTGCGCCCGGCCCGGCCCGGGCAAGGTGTCGGCGGTGGCGGCCGGCAGCAGCAGCGGCACGCCGACTGTTCCGTACAGCGGCAGGGCGGCCAGCGCCGCCCGGCTGGAGTAGTGGCCGACCACGCCCCGCACGCCGCGCCGGAGCAGCTCGGCCGCGGCACGCTCGCCGCCGTCAGCGCTGCGGTCGTCGGACACCAGGGTCAGGTCCGCCCCGGGCGTGCCGGCCGCCCAGGCGCGCGTGGCGTGCAGGAACGTCCGGGTGTGCGCGCTGGCCGTGCCGGACAGGTCGATGGCGAGGCCGAGGGGGATGGCCGGGGTCAGGGTGGTCAAGGAACCTCCAGGATGGGTGGGCGCCTCAGGCGGGCGCGAGGACGGCTTCGGTCAGGGTCACGTCGATGGCCTGCGCGGCCCGCTCGGCGTTCGCCATGGCGTCCTCGAACGACGTTCCGGTGGAACCGGCGAAGCCCAGGATGCTGTTCCCGGCTGGGGGGCGACGGATCACGTCGCCGGGCCGGGCGAGAATTTTCAGGAAGAAAAGGGCCGGGTCCTGGCGCACGTCTTCCGGCACGTGAATGGCCTCGATGGTTCCGGCCGGGCACAGCAGCACCATGGCCGCAGTGTGCCGCGCGGTCCGCTGGTACGCGGCGTGGGCGGGCCGCTCGCCCACCGCGAAGGCGATCACGCTCTGAATGGGGCAGTACCCGGCGCTGATCCGGGCCATGTGGTCCAGGCCGCCCCCGCCGGGCCGCGCGGCGATCTCCAGCAGGAAGGGTTCGCCGTGGTGGAAGCGCACCTCGGCGTGCAGCACGCTGCGGTGCAGGCCCTGCGCGACCGCGCCGCGCTCCACGACCTGCCGGACGCGTTCGATGGTCGCGTCGTCCAGGTCGGTGGGGGCGTGGTGCACGTCGTCGTCGAAGGTGGCGCTCTCCACGGTCACGCGGTCCACGATGGAGCCCAGGGTGACCTGCCCGTCCCAGCACAGCGCCTCGATCAGGTACTCCCGGCCGTCCAGGAAGCCCTCGATGAGCAGACCGTTGGGCCCGAGGTCCAGGCCCTGCACCTCACTGGTGAAAAAGCCCATGTCCTGAATGCCGGCCCACGCCTGCGGGAAGGCCCGCGCCAGTTCGCCGGGCGAGTCCACGCGGAACACGAAACTGCTGCCGGCCCCCAGGGTGGGTTTCAGGATGACGGGGTACCCGATCCGGGCCGCAGCCGCCTGCGCCTCGTCCAGCGTCCCCACCGGCTGGAAGGGCGGGTGGGCGGCGCCGTGGGCCTCGTGCGCCAGGCGCATCAGGAACTTGTTGCGGCTTTTCTGCGCAGCGTCCACGCCGATGCCCGGCAGTCCCAGCGCCTCGGCGACGGCCGCCGCGGCGATCACGGAACTTTCCGCGAACGTGAACACGCCGTCGAACGGGGTGTCCTGGTGCCAGCGCACGGCCAGGGCGATGAGGTTCCCGATGTGCTGGGACTGCGCCACGCGGAACCGGTCGGCCGGCCAGTGATCCGCGTCGGCCAGGCCGCTCAGCACGGACACCTGGGCGCCGTAGGCCTCGACCTGCTCGTAACGGGAAACGTAGTAATCACCTAACTGAACGGTTTCAATGGCCAGGAGCCGCATGGGAGTCCTCCAGGGGGAGCGAGGGGGGTGGGGGGTCGAAGAGCGCCGGGACCGGCGCGGCGTCCAGGATGCGGCGGGCGAGGTGGTCGGCCATCAGGGGCGCGAACTTGAACGCCCCGCCCCCGCAGGCGGTCACGGCGCAGGCGCGCCCGGCCGCGTCCAGCGGGCGGATGACCGGCGTGCCCCGCTCAGGGTGAATGCGGTACGCGCAGGTGCGCCGGCCGGACACCCACGCCTGCGTGAACCCCGGGATCAGCTCCGCGAACTGCGTGACGAGCCGGTCGTACGCAGGTTGAACGTCAGGGCGGGTGCCTTCCACCCAGCTCGCGGCGTGACTGGTGAGCTTCAGGGCAGTGTGAGCGACGGGGGGGATCAGCCACGATCCGTCCGCGTCGCCGATGGCGGGCACGGCCGGCAGGGTCGCCCACGCGGCCCGGTGCGCCACGGGTGGCGTGACGTACAGCAGCAGCTGCCGCCGCTCCTCGGACGGTTCGGCCGGCAGCAGGCGCCGGGTGCCCAGGCCCGCCGTGAGCACCAGGGCGTCCCCGCTGTGCCTGCCCCCGGGGGTGATCACGTGCAGGGCGTCAGCGTTCACGTGAGTGACGGTCTGGCCTGGCAGCAGTGTCACCCCGGGCGTCCGGGCGAGTTCGCGGGTGAGTTCCAGGAGGATCTGATCGGCGAGAAGCACCCCGGCCTGCGGGTCGTGCACGCCGTCCAGGCCGTCCGGCCAGCGGATCAGCGGGTACCGGCGGTGCAGCTCCGCGGCCGGCAGGTGCGCGTGCCGGAGTCCCTGACTGGTGAGCAGGTCACCGGAGGCCCGGGCAGCGGAGGGCGGCAGGGCGGTGAGGCTGCCGGTGCGCTGGTACACGGGCGCGCTGAACCCGCGGGCCAGGTCACGCCAGTGCCGCTCCGCCCTGGCGGCCAGGGCGGTCAGGTGAGGCTGGCCCGGGTGCAGGGTCCGGACGATGCGGTGCTGGTCCCAGGAGGTGGCGCCGGTGGCGGGCAGGGGCCCCTGCTCCAGCAGGGTGACCGCCGCACCCCGCAGCGCGCAGGCCCGGGCCGTGAGCAGGCCCAGGATGCCCGCACCCACGATGAGGACGCGCACCGTTCAGGCCAGTGCCGGCTCTGGCACCAAAGGCGGCAGGGCAAAGGGCGTGACGCTGGACTCGTCGAGCAGCGCAGTCCAGGGCTGCTGCTGGTCCAGCAGCAGGGACGCGGTCGCATCGATCAGCAGGGGGCTGGCGAGGTGCAGCAGCACGCGCAGCTGGTGCCACAGGTCGCCGGACGGCGCGTGGCCCTGGGCCCGCGCCTCGTCCGCCTCGCGGTACAGACGCTGAAGGTGCTGGGTGAGCGTGTCGGCCAGCCGCGTGAGGCTGAAGGTCTCCAGGGCGTAGCACGCGCGCAGCCGCTCGGCCATGCGCCGGGCGGCGTCCTGCCCGGCAGGCGTGACGGGCAGCGGCCCGGTCCCGTCCGGCACGAAGTGCCGCTGAAGGCCGGCCCAGGGGACCAGCAGCCGTTCCCGGGTGAGTTTTTCCAGGGCTGAGCGGCTGAAGTTCGTGCGGTGGTGTTCCGGGCAGGTGAGCGCCAGGTAGTACCGGGCAAGGTCGCGGGGCACGTCCCGCGTGAGGTCCCGGGCCCAGATCAGGTGCCCGCGGCTGGTGGAGAATTTCTCGTGTTCCAGCTCGTAGAACTCGTTCGGGACGATCACGTCCGGCAGCACGAAGCGGCCCCCATGCGCCATCAACAGGGCCAGGTGCACCACGCCCCAGAAGTACGAGTTGTCGAACCCCAGGAAGTACACCAGGCGCGCCTGCGGGTCCTCCCACAGCGCCGCGGCCTGCTCGGGACTCAGGCCGCCCGCCTCACCGGCGGTCGCGGAACAGTACATGGACGCGGGCATGCCCTCCACCCAGGCGTTCAGCACCTGCCCTTCGGTGCCGGGGAAGGGGGACGGTATGCCCCAGGTGACGGGGTACGTAACCGGGAAGTCCGGCAGGGGCGCGGCGAGCAGTTCCCGTACGAGCTGCAGGATGTGCGGCCGCCAGCGGCCTTCCTGCCGGGCGTAATAGGCTTCCAGCGGCGCGCGGTAGCGTTCCAGCGGGAACACCAGAATGCGGGCCTCGCGGCCTTCCACCGGGTGCCGCGGGTGCAGGGTGGACACGGGGTCCAGCAGCTCCATGAAGTTGTTCGGGTGGCCGCACGCCTCGCACAGCCCACCGCGGCTGCCGCTCAGGCACACCGGGCACGTGCCGCCCACCAGGCCTTCGACCAGGAATTCCTGCCGGACCGGGTCGTACGGGAACGTGACGGTGCGCCACTCGAACTTGCCCTGCTCGAACAGAGGCGTGAGGAACGCCAGGACCGTGGCGCGGTACCGCTCGTCGAACGGCGCGAAGCCGTCCACCTGCACGCCGGTGAGCTTCAGGGTGTCCTGAATGTCACGGGCGGCCTGCGCGCACAGCGCCTCCGGCGTGAGATTGAGCTTCGCGGCGCTGGTCACCACGTACGTCTGGCTGTCGTCCGTCCCGGTGGCGTACAGCACGCCCTGACCTTCGCCCCGCAGCATGCGGGCGTACACGTCCCCCGCGAGGTACGGCCCGGCCAGGTGACCGACGTGCAGGTCGCCGTTCGGGGTGGGGGGCGGGGCGATGATCAGGGTCGTCATCCACCGCTCCGCAGGGTGTGACGGGTCATGAAGCACTCGGCCATCGCCAGGTCCCACCACACGGAGTACATCTCGAAGGGTTCAGTGCCCTCGTTGACCACGGCGTGCGGGGTGCCGGGCGTGAAGTGCACGATGTCGCCCGCCCGGAAGGGCTGGCGCTGCCCTTCACTTTCCAGCCAGGCCTCACCGGCCAGGGCGATGAAGATCTCGTACTCGTGGTGCGCGTGTGCGGTGGAGGCGGTGCCGGGCGCGATCACGCACCACGAGCCCTCGAAGGGGGCGTTCAGGTTCGCCCAGGGCAGGAGGCGCTGGGCGTGCAGCCCGTTTTCGAAGTTCAGCTGTTCGCGGCGCAGGGGTTTGAGGTCCATGGTGGGGCTCCTTGGGGTCACGCGCCGATCAGGTCGCGGGCAGGGGGAAGGGCGGGGTCGTCCTGAAGGGCGAGGAGGTCCATGACGATCTCCTCGGACCGGGCGGCCAGGACGCTGAGCAGCGAGTCGGCGATGCCGTGCGTCGCCTCGTTGATGCCCTGCACGTACAGGCCCGCGCCGGCGAACTGCCCGAACTGCACGCGGTAGTGGCGACTGACGTCCAGCGCGTCCAGGCCCAGTTCCTGCGCCAGCGGCGCGAGCAGCTGAGGGAGCTGCGGGCTGAACCCCGTGCCCAGCAGCACCAGGTCCACTTCCAGGGTCTGCACGGCGCCGGTGCGCTTGTCTTTCAGGGTGAGCAGCACGCCGTCAGCGCTGTCGCGGGCGTCCACGATGTCGGTCATGGTGAGCATGTCGCCGTCGCCCTGACCGGTGATGATCCGCTGGTATCTCAGGCGGTACAGCTCGTCCAGCAGGGACGGCGCCACGCCGCCGTAGTTCGTGCGGTGCATCTCCGCCAGGATCGCCTCGCGCGTGCCGGGCTCGCAGCTGTAGAAGTCGTCCACGAACGAGGCGTAGAACAGCTCGTTCGTGAACCGGCTGCCCTCGTACGCCACCAGCCCGATGGAGCGCATGATCATCCGCACGTCGGCGTCCGGCCAGTCCTGCAGGGCCGCGCGGTACAGTTCCGCGGCGCTCTGCGCGCCGCCCACCACCGCGATCCGCAGGGCGGGGCGCCCGAGCAGGTCGCGGGTCTGGTGCAGGTACGCGCTGCTGTGAACCACGCGGTCGGTCCGCACGCCGCGGAACACCGCCGGCACGTTCGGGTCCCGCCCCACGCCCATCACCAGGTGCCGGGAGGTGAGCGTCTGCCCGTCCGTGAAGCGCGTGGTCCAGCCGCGCACCCGGCCAGCCGGGTCGTAGTCCGGTGTGATGGCCTCGGCCCGGGCGTGGTAGCGCACCTGCACGTGGTCGAACTGCCGGGCCACCCACTGCAGGTAGTCGGAGATCTCCTGCCGGTACGGCGTGAAGGTGCCCAGGTTGATGAACGCGTCGAGCAGGTTCTGCTCCCGAAGGTAGTTCAGGAACGTGAAGCGGCTGCGGGGGTTGCGCTGGGTGGCCAGGTCCTTAAGAAACGACACCTGGCTGAGCGTGCCGGGCATCAGCGTGCCGCGGTGCCAACGGACGTCGCCGTGCTGCTCGGCAACCACGCACCGTTTCGCCAGGTGCGGCGCCAGTTCCTCCAGCGCCACGGCCAGCGCCAGGTTGGACGGCCCGGCACCCAGGGCCAGGAGTTCGGTCGTCTGAATGGTCATGCATCACCTCGTGAGTGACCGGCCGCGGCGGGCGGAGCCCCGGGTCACGTCCGGCGACTGCCTGCCGGGCCCACGTCGGGCACCTTCCAGGCAGTCGCGGTGAGCTTATGAAGCCTTCGTCCTGGCCTCATCTTGGGTGCCCGGCCGTTCTGCTGCCTTCCAGGCGAGACGCCATAGCGGATTTCACCTGCGCTGGCGCGCCTTCCTGACCGTTTCCGGCGCCTACCCAAGACGCCCCCAACACAGCTCCTCCGTACGCTTCATGAGCTTTACGGAGGTATCCCATGAAGAGAAAACCCCTGCTGGCCGCTGCCTTGGCCCTGACCCTGAACTCCACCGCCCTTGCCGACCCCACCAGCGGTGCGGGCCCCGGCCTGATCACCGCGACCACGCCCGTCCCCCCGCAGAGCCCGGTCACGGCCGCAGCTCAGCCCGCCCCGGTGACCACGGAGACCCCGTGACGACCGGCGCACCCCTGGTGCTGCTGGTCTCAAGCGGACAGCAGCTTTACCGGGAGTACCTGCTCTCACAGCTGTCCGGGGCCTTCGCCGTGTGGCTGATCACCGACGAGTCCGTGGACTGGCAGGCGCCGTACCTGACCGGCACCACCCGAGTCGCCGCCCTGGACCATGAACAGGTGCTCGCCGCTGCCCGGGACGTGCAGGCGCAGCGGCCCGTGGCGGGCCTGCTCAGCTGGGATGAGCGGTACATCATCGTGACTGCCGACGTCGCCGACACCCTGGGGCTGCCCGGCGCGAGCCCGGCAGGCGTCCGGGCCTGCCGGGACAAGGCGGCCAGCCGCGACATCCTGCGCGCTGCCGGCCTGCCACAACCTCACAGCCGCTACTGCCTGACCCCCGACGAGGCCGTGACGTTCGCAGGCCGCGTGGGGTACCCCGTGGTGGTCAAGCCGCGTGGCATGGGCGCCAGCATCGGCGTGGCACGCGCCGACAGTGACGCCGACCTCCGCCTGCGCTTCCAGGAAGCCGCCGACTCCAGCCTGCAGGGCGCCGCCGCCTTCCAGCACGGCGCCCTGGTGGAAACGTTCCTGACCGGTCCGGAAATCAGCGTGGACGGCCGGGTCGTCGCGGGCCAGTTCGAGGCCCTCTGGGTGGCACGCAAGAGCGTGGGCCTGCCCCCCCACTTCGAGGAGACCGGGCACGTCGTGGACGCCGCCGATCCCCTCCTCACCGACCCGGGCCTGCAGGACGTCCTGCAACGCGCCCACACCGCGGCCGGCTTCCAGGACGGCATGACCCACACCGAACTGAAGCTCACGCCCGCCGGTCCCGTGATCGTGGAAATCAACGGCCGGCTCGGCGGGGACCTGATTCCCCACCTGGCCACGCTCGCCACCGGCCTGCGCCCAGGTCAGCTGGCCGGTGAGGTCGCCACGCGCCGCGCCGGCGAGGCCACGCGCACGGTCTGCCAGAGTGCCGCCATTGCCTTCCGCTACCCGGACGCCGACCTCACCGTGGACCGGGTTACCCTGCCCGAACTGGCCCTGCCTGAGGACTACGCCGGGCAGTGCGTGGCCCTGGCGGCGCCCGGCGCGGCCCTGGGCCTGCCGCCCAGCGCGTTCGTGGGCCGCGCCGCGTACGCCGTCGTCACCGGCCCGGACGCCCAGACCTGCCGCGCGCTGAGCGAGACGCTCGCGCAGGCGGTCACGGTCCAGGCCCGCCTGTCCGCTCCCGAACTCGCCCCGGTCTAGCCCCCTCAGGAGAACTGCATGACCATCCCCGTCACCATCGTCGTGGGGTACAGCCCCGCCGCCCTCAATTCCCTCCAGCAGCTGCGCCCGGAAGGGTCCGTCCTGCTGATCGAGGAACCGGACGTCATCCGCAAACGCGGCCTGAACGCCGCCGTCGAGAGCCACAGCGTGGTGCGCGCCCTGCACGCCTTCCCGTACCAGCTCGCCGGAGCCGCCGGGCAGTTCCACGGCGAGCACGCGGACCTTGACGTGATCAGCGTCGTGCCCATCGTGGAGTACGCCACGCCCTTCGCGGCGCAGCTCGCGGAGCTGTACGGACGCCCGGGCGCCACCGCGGCAGCCAGCGTGATCCTGCGCAACAAGGACCGCCTGCGCGAGGTCACGCGGGCCGCCGGAATCCTCAACCCCCGCTCGGTGGCCGTGACCAGTTTCGAGGACGTCCAGGCCGCGGTGGACACGTTCGGGCTGCCGTGCATCATCAAGCCCGCCAACCGTCAGGGGTCGGTGGGCACCGTCATCGTCCGCCGCGCCGGGGACCTCCCGGCCGCCTGGGCCGCCTCGCAGGTCCGCGACGAGGGCATGATGGTCCCGGACCGGCCCTTTGACCAAGTCACCCTGGTCGAGGAGTTCGTCGACGGTCCCGAATTCAGCGTCGAAGCCCTTGTCCGGGGCGGGGAGTTCCTGTTCCAGAACGTGACCGAGAAGGACCTGTTCGACGGCGTGAATCCCGTCGAGCGCGGCCACCTGGTGCCCGCCGCCATTGACGCGCCCCTCACCGGGCGCCTGATCGAGGACACCCGCCGGGTCATCCAGGCCGCCGGCTTTCACACTGGCATCGTCCACTGCGAGTGGAAGGTCAGGGACGGGCAGCCCTACCTCATCGAGTGCGCCGGGCGGTTCGCGGGAGACGGCATCATCGACCTGATCGAACGCGCCTACGCCTTCGACCTGGTGGGCGCGTACCACGCGCTCATGCGCGGCGAGCACCCCGGTCCGCTGCCGGCCGCGCCCGTGAAGGCGGCCCTGGTGCACTTCCTGGGCGGGCACGACGGCCTGGTCAGCAGCATTCGCGTGGACGAGGCCGCCCTGGAGCGCAGCGGGGTGGCCGCGCACTACCTCACCACCCAGGTCGGGGCGCGGGCATTCACGCCCAGCATGTCCTGGCACCGCCTGGGCGCCCTGACCGTCGAGGCGCCCAGCGCGGCGGAGGCGCAGGCGCGCGCCCGGGCCGCGCTGAGCGCCATCGACATCACCATCACGCCCGACCAG
This is a stretch of genomic DNA from Deinococcus ficus. It encodes these proteins:
- a CDS encoding NAD(P)/FAD-dependent oxidoreductase, giving the protein MRVLIVGAGILGLLTARACALRGAAVTLLEQGPLPATGATSWDQHRIVRTLHPGQPHLTALAARAERHWRDLARGFSAPVYQRTGSLTALPPSAARASGDLLTSQGLRHAHLPAAELHRRYPLIRWPDGLDGVHDPQAGVLLADQILLELTRELARTPGVTLLPGQTVTHVNADALHVITPGGRHSGDALVLTAGLGTRRLLPAEPSEERRQLLLYVTPPVAHRAAWATLPAVPAIGDADGSWLIPPVAHTALKLTSHAASWVEGTRPDVQPAYDRLVTQFAELIPGFTQAWVSGRRTCAYRIHPERGTPVIRPLDAAGRACAVTACGGGAFKFAPLMADHLARRILDAAPVPALFDPPPPSLPLEDSHAAPGH
- a CDS encoding class I tRNA ligase family protein; the protein is MTTLIIAPPPTPNGDLHVGHLAGPYLAGDVYARMLRGEGQGVLYATGTDDSQTYVVTSAAKLNLTPEALCAQAARDIQDTLKLTGVQVDGFAPFDERYRATVLAFLTPLFEQGKFEWRTVTFPYDPVRQEFLVEGLVGGTCPVCLSGSRGGLCEACGHPNNFMELLDPVSTLHPRHPVEGREARILVFPLERYRAPLEAYYARQEGRWRPHILQLVRELLAAPLPDFPVTYPVTWGIPSPFPGTEGQVLNAWVEGMPASMYCSATAGEAGGLSPEQAAALWEDPQARLVYFLGFDNSYFWGVVHLALLMAHGGRFVLPDVIVPNEFYELEHEKFSTSRGHLIWARDLTRDVPRDLARYYLALTCPEHHRTNFSRSALEKLTRERLLVPWAGLQRHFVPDGTGPLPVTPAGQDAARRMAERLRACYALETFSLTRLADTLTQHLQRLYREADEARAQGHAPSGDLWHQLRVLLHLASPLLIDATASLLLDQQQPWTALLDESSVTPFALPPLVPEPALA
- a CDS encoding ATP-grasp domain-containing protein codes for the protein MRLLAIETVQLGDYYVSRYEQVEAYGAQVSVLSGLADADHWPADRFRVAQSQHIGNLIALAVRWHQDTPFDGVFTFAESSVIAAAAVAEALGLPGIGVDAAQKSRNKFLMRLAHEAHGAAHPPFQPVGTLDEAQAAAARIGYPVILKPTLGAGSSFVFRVDSPGELARAFPQAWAGIQDMGFFTSEVQGLDLGPNGLLIEGFLDGREYLIEALCWDGQVTLGSIVDRVTVESATFDDDVHHAPTDLDDATIERVRQVVERGAVAQGLHRSVLHAEVRFHHGEPFLLEIAARPGGGGLDHMARISAGYCPIQSVIAFAVGERPAHAAYQRTARHTAAMVLLCPAGTIEAIHVPEDVRQDPALFFLKILARPGDVIRRPPAGNSILGFAGSTGTSFEDAMANAERAAQAIDVTLTEAVLAPA
- a CDS encoding isocitrate lyase/PEP mutase family protein, with the protein product MTHADHARSFHALHQTGFLLPNAWDVASARLLEAAGFTAIGTTSAGIAHARGRTDGQTLTRDEMGREVEAIVRAVAIPVNADIEAGYGHAPEDVRRTVEHFAALGVAGVNLEDATGLTPTELYDLDSQLRRIEAARAAIDASGVPVFLNARTDTFLKGHGATDEERLAETVRRGQAYADAGADGIFVPLALQSQDIRALADALRVPLNVMAFPGSPVPRALLDAGAARVSFGQSLMLATLGLVQRMAAELHAAEQSPLMDSYFLGFGEGHDLFHRPTA
- a CDS encoding lysine N(6)-hydroxylase/L-ornithine N(5)-oxygenase family protein, translating into MTIQTTELLALGAGPSNLALAVALEELAPHLAKRCVVAEQHGDVRWHRGTLMPGTLSQVSFLKDLATQRNPRSRFTFLNYLREQNLLDAFINLGTFTPYRQEISDYLQWVARQFDHVQVRYHARAEAITPDYDPAGRVRGWTTRFTDGQTLTSRHLVMGVGRDPNVPAVFRGVRTDRVVHSSAYLHQTRDLLGRPALRIAVVGGAQSAAELYRAALQDWPDADVRMIMRSIGLVAYEGSRFTNELFYASFVDDFYSCEPGTREAILAEMHRTNYGGVAPSLLDELYRLRYQRIITGQGDGDMLTMTDIVDARDSADGVLLTLKDKRTGAVQTLEVDLVLLGTGFSPQLPQLLAPLAQELGLDALDVSRHYRVQFGQFAGAGLYVQGINEATHGIADSLLSVLAARSEEIVMDLLALQDDPALPPARDLIGA
- a CDS encoding ATP-grasp domain-containing protein → MTTGAPLVLLVSSGQQLYREYLLSQLSGAFAVWLITDESVDWQAPYLTGTTRVAALDHEQVLAAARDVQAQRPVAGLLSWDERYIIVTADVADTLGLPGASPAGVRACRDKAASRDILRAAGLPQPHSRYCLTPDEAVTFAGRVGYPVVVKPRGMGASIGVARADSDADLRLRFQEAADSSLQGAAAFQHGALVETFLTGPEISVDGRVVAGQFEALWVARKSVGLPPHFEETGHVVDAADPLLTDPGLQDVLQRAHTAAGFQDGMTHTELKLTPAGPVIVEINGRLGGDLIPHLATLATGLRPGQLAGEVATRRAGEATRTVCQSAAIAFRYPDADLTVDRVTLPELALPEDYAGQCVALAAPGAALGLPPSAFVGRAAYAVVTGPDAQTCRALSETLAQAVTVQARLSAPELAPV
- a CDS encoding ABC transporter substrate-binding protein encodes the protein MTTLTPAIPLGLAIDLSGTASAHTRTFLHATRAWAAGTPGADLTLVSDDRSADGGERAAAELLRRGVRGVVGHYSSRAALAALPLYGTVGVPLLLPAATADTLPGPGRAHVGRLCASDADLHSALGDLTAPWRDAGRLAWHVETSHAAPEAAPAPRGPGTLQVVLGSEAFAREALARPAAPEERWLLVDDAGSPALLALSTPARPIQAFGNRSRWPVPPPRPEAMFYWETWCALDIAFQLASRGRHRVAGQSFNTTCGVLTFGDTGQAETAAHGVWEAPLPVG
- a CDS encoding ATP-grasp domain-containing protein, encoding MTIPVTIVVGYSPAALNSLQQLRPEGSVLLIEEPDVIRKRGLNAAVESHSVVRALHAFPYQLAGAAGQFHGEHADLDVISVVPIVEYATPFAAQLAELYGRPGATAAASVILRNKDRLREVTRAAGILNPRSVAVTSFEDVQAAVDTFGLPCIIKPANRQGSVGTVIVRRAGDLPAAWAASQVRDEGMMVPDRPFDQVTLVEEFVDGPEFSVEALVRGGEFLFQNVTEKDLFDGVNPVERGHLVPAAIDAPLTGRLIEDTRRVIQAAGFHTGIVHCEWKVRDGQPYLIECAGRFAGDGIIDLIERAYAFDLVGAYHALMRGEHPGPLPAAPVKAALVHFLGGHDGLVSSIRVDEAALERSGVAAHYLTTQVGARAFTPSMSWHRLGALTVEAPSAAEAQARARAALSAIDITITPDQPA
- a CDS encoding cupin domain-containing protein, which produces MDLKPLRREQLNFENGLHAQRLLPWANLNAPFEGSWCVIAPGTASTAHAHHEYEIFIALAGEAWLESEGQRQPFRAGDIVHFTPGTPHAVVNEGTEPFEMYSVWWDLAMAECFMTRHTLRSGG